Below is a window of Hydrogenispora ethanolica DNA.
CCCGTATTGATGGAGCGAACCGTTTTCATACCTTCTGGGAGATTACCTTGCCGTTGCTCACCCGAACCTTGTTGTTTGTCTCGGTGATGACTGTGATATCGTATTTTCAAGTATTTACCCAGGTCCAAGTGATGACGAACGGCGGACCCGATTACTCATCCGAAGTGCTGGCTTTTACAATCTATAAAGATGCATTCCGGTTTATGAAAATGGGCTATGCTTCGGCAATATCGGTGATCCTTTTAGGAGTCATCATGGTCGTGTCGGTATTGCAACTAAAACTAGGCAAAGCGGATTGGGAGTATTAATCGGGCAATGAATGGGAGGTCGTGGAGATGAAAGAAGAAAAGTCAAATGGCTGGTTGACAATCATGCTTTGCATTGGCGCGGTGATCGTCATCTTTCCGTTTTTATGGACGGTCCTGTCCGCTTTTAAAACACCTTATGAAATTATTAAGATTCCTCCTAGTTTTTTTCCGGCCCGACTGTATTGGGGAGGATTTCAAAAAGTATTGTTTGAAGCCCCTTTTTTGTTGTGGATGGTCAATAGCTTATTGGTGGCGGTGACCACTACGGTAATTACGATGTTTACCAGCGCCTTGGCGGGGTATATTTACGCCAAATTTGATTTCCCCGGCAAACGTCTCAGTTTCCTGGCGATTCTCGCTACGCTGATGGTGCCTTTTGAAGTCATATTGATCTCAACCTATATGGTAGCGGACAAACTGGGCTTATTGAACTCGCTGGCGGGATTAATCGTTCCAGCCATGGTCAGCGCTTTCGGGATTTTTCTGTGCAAACAGTTTATTGAAGCCATACCGAGCGATCTGGTGGAATCCGGCAGGGTTGACGGTGCCTCCGAATTGCGTATTTTCTTTCAGATTATCGTTCCGGAGATCCGGCCGGTATTATCGGCCTTGGCTATTTTTACCTTTATGGGGAGCTGGAATAATTATTTATGGCCGCTGGTCGCTATAAATGATATGGAAAAGATGACGGTTCCGCTCGCCCTCTATTATTTCAATACGGCGCATGTTGCCCAATATAATGTGGTAATGGCGGCGGCGACCCTGATTATGATTCCGGTAATTATTGTTTATCTAATCTTCCAAAGACAATTCATCGAAGGG
It encodes the following:
- a CDS encoding carbohydrate ABC transporter permease, whose translation is MKEEKSNGWLTIMLCIGAVIVIFPFLWTVLSAFKTPYEIIKIPPSFFPARLYWGGFQKVLFEAPFLLWMVNSLLVAVTTTVITMFTSALAGYIYAKFDFPGKRLSFLAILATLMVPFEVILISTYMVADKLGLLNSLAGLIVPAMVSAFGIFLCKQFIEAIPSDLVESGRVDGASELRIFFQIIVPEIRPVLSALAIFTFMGSWNNYLWPLVAINDMEKMTVPLALYYFNTAHVAQYNVVMAAATLIMIPVIIVYLIFQRQFIEGLAMTGIK